The Acidobacteriota bacterium genome has a segment encoding these proteins:
- a CDS encoding DUF2892 domain-containing protein: MTVNEGLRLAAGTFTIASVALGYYVSPYWFLFTVFVGLNQIQSAFTHWCPMMWFLQKLGLKRETVCG, from the coding sequence ATGACCGTTAATGAGGGACTTCGACTCGCCGCAGGCACGTTCACGATCGCCTCGGTCGCCCTGGGCTACTACGTGAGCCCGTACTGGTTCCTGTTCACCGTGTTCGTGGGTCTTAACCAGATCCAGAGCGCGTTCACGCACTGGTGCCCCATGATGTGGTTCCTACAGAAACTCGGCCTCAAGCGCGAAACGGTGTGCGGATAG
- a CDS encoding efflux RND transporter permease subunit, with protein MGLAGRMARFFIDSKLTPLVVLAALLVGLAAVMATPKEEEPQIVVPMMDVMVGWPGADSRELENRITIPMEKKIWEIPGVEYVYSITNPESALLIVRFYVGEDVEDSLVRLCNKLYAFQHELPEGSSPPMILSKTIDDVPVLALTFWGEADVAELRAVVLQVDEEIKQIPDVSETNLHGGLSREVRVELDAARMAANGVDPAVIHQQITNANTLWSSGDYTRGNAVIAVETGRFLESAEEVGRVVVGVSGGRPVHLDSVAEVSDGTAEPREYVFFGAGEAWEGKSLHGLVGAVTLSASKRPGANATELTHAILEKVDALKGRVIPSDINVTVTRDYGETAAEKSRELIKHLLIATFSVVLLIAIALGWRESIVVGTAIPVTLALTLFIYYAYGYTLNRVTLFALIFSIGILVDDAIVVVENIHRHFVTRRDKGESLLKVAVEATDEVGNPTILATFAVIAAILPMAFVTGLMGPYMEPIPVGASVAMLFSLLIAFMISPWVSYRVLRNVKGHGGGRDKREDFLTGVYRRIMGPLLGKGALRLAFFGGVVVLLLAAMSLFYFGSARVKMLPFDNKSEFQVVIDMPEGTPAERTLRVAREMADAMVEHLPELANYQIYVANSAPFNFNGLVRHYFLRREPHLADIQVNLVAKHDRDRQSHEIAKSMRPRVEAVADRHGAAVKVVEIPPGPPVLSTLVAEIYGPDVNRQREIAADVKRIFEETPGVVDVDWYVESPQEKIRLEVDQEKAALRGVAVDHAAMVLRTALEGMPAGLVHLPREKEDVPVMLRLPEAERSSVDDLKNIRLAGKGGSMIALEDIVRERPSLVDQTRYRKNLQRVVYVIGDMAGVQESPVYGILAMKEKLKDYVLPEGYTMRQWFKAQPFDTSEYSVKWDGEWQITYEVFRDLGIAFGVVLVLIFILVVAWFQSFKVPLVIMAPIPLTLVGIVPGHVMFGAFFTATSMIGFIAGAGIIVRNSIILVDFIQLKQKEGMSVEQAVVEAGAVRFRPMLLTASAVIVGSIVILFDPIFQGLAISLMTGEIASTLLSRFAVPLLYFDAHRKDKGMSA; from the coding sequence ATGGGTCTCGCGGGAAGGATGGCCCGCTTCTTCATCGACTCGAAACTCACGCCGCTCGTGGTGCTCGCGGCGCTTCTCGTCGGGCTCGCGGCGGTCATGGCGACTCCCAAGGAGGAGGAACCCCAAATCGTCGTCCCCATGATGGACGTCATGGTGGGCTGGCCCGGCGCCGACTCGAGGGAGCTCGAGAACCGGATCACTATTCCCATGGAGAAGAAGATCTGGGAAATTCCCGGCGTCGAGTACGTCTACTCCATCACGAACCCCGAGAGCGCGCTGCTCATCGTCCGCTTCTACGTGGGGGAGGACGTCGAAGACAGCCTCGTTAGGCTCTGCAACAAGCTCTATGCGTTCCAGCACGAGCTCCCGGAAGGCTCCTCCCCGCCGATGATTCTCTCGAAGACTATCGACGACGTCCCCGTGCTCGCGCTGACGTTCTGGGGCGAGGCGGACGTGGCCGAGCTGCGTGCGGTCGTCCTCCAGGTGGACGAGGAGATCAAGCAGATACCCGACGTGAGCGAGACGAACCTCCACGGGGGCCTCTCGCGCGAGGTGCGAGTCGAGCTCGACGCCGCGCGGATGGCCGCAAACGGCGTGGATCCCGCGGTGATACACCAGCAGATCACGAACGCGAACACGCTCTGGTCGAGCGGCGATTACACGCGGGGCAATGCCGTGATCGCCGTCGAGACGGGCCGGTTCCTCGAGAGCGCGGAGGAGGTAGGCCGCGTCGTGGTCGGCGTGTCCGGCGGCCGCCCCGTACACCTTGACAGCGTCGCCGAGGTTTCGGACGGAACCGCGGAGCCGAGGGAATACGTCTTCTTCGGCGCGGGCGAGGCGTGGGAGGGGAAGAGCCTGCACGGCTTGGTCGGGGCCGTCACGCTTTCCGCCTCGAAGCGCCCCGGGGCGAACGCCACCGAGCTCACGCACGCCATACTCGAGAAGGTGGACGCGCTGAAGGGGCGGGTCATCCCTTCGGACATAAACGTGACCGTCACGCGGGATTACGGCGAGACGGCAGCCGAGAAATCCCGGGAGCTGATAAAGCACCTTCTCATCGCGACGTTCTCCGTCGTGCTTCTCATAGCGATAGCCCTTGGCTGGCGGGAGTCGATCGTCGTGGGCACGGCGATCCCGGTGACGCTCGCCCTGACGCTGTTCATCTATTACGCCTACGGCTACACGCTGAACCGCGTGACCCTGTTCGCGCTTATCTTCTCGATAGGTATCCTCGTGGACGACGCGATCGTCGTCGTGGAGAACATCCACCGGCATTTCGTCACGCGCCGCGACAAGGGGGAGAGTCTACTTAAGGTCGCCGTGGAGGCGACGGACGAGGTGGGAAACCCCACGATCCTCGCGACGTTCGCCGTGATCGCGGCGATCCTCCCGATGGCGTTCGTGACGGGACTGATGGGGCCGTACATGGAGCCCATTCCGGTCGGGGCGAGCGTGGCGATGCTCTTCTCCCTCCTGATCGCCTTCATGATTTCTCCGTGGGTGTCCTACCGCGTGCTTCGAAACGTCAAGGGCCACGGCGGCGGAAGGGACAAGCGGGAAGACTTCCTTACCGGCGTCTACCGGCGGATCATGGGGCCCCTTCTCGGGAAGGGAGCACTGCGGCTCGCCTTCTTCGGGGGTGTCGTCGTGCTGCTCCTTGCGGCGATGAGCCTGTTCTACTTCGGGTCCGCGCGGGTGAAGATGCTCCCGTTCGACAACAAGAGCGAGTTCCAGGTCGTTATCGATATGCCGGAGGGGACTCCGGCCGAGCGGACACTGCGCGTAGCGCGCGAGATGGCGGACGCCATGGTGGAGCATCTGCCCGAGCTTGCGAACTACCAGATCTACGTGGCGAACAGCGCGCCCTTCAATTTCAACGGCCTCGTGCGCCACTACTTCCTGCGGAGGGAGCCGCACCTCGCCGACATCCAGGTGAACCTCGTCGCGAAGCACGACCGGGACCGCCAGAGCCACGAGATTGCAAAGAGCATGCGCCCCCGCGTCGAGGCCGTGGCCGACCGCCACGGCGCCGCGGTGAAAGTCGTGGAAATCCCGCCGGGGCCGCCCGTGCTCTCGACGCTCGTCGCCGAGATCTACGGCCCTGACGTGAACCGGCAGCGGGAGATTGCGGCGGACGTAAAGAGGATATTCGAGGAAACGCCGGGCGTCGTGGACGTCGACTGGTACGTCGAGTCCCCGCAGGAGAAGATCCGCCTCGAGGTGGACCAGGAGAAGGCCGCGCTCCGCGGCGTCGCGGTCGACCACGCCGCGATGGTCCTCCGCACGGCCCTCGAGGGCATGCCCGCGGGCCTCGTCCACCTCCCCCGCGAGAAAGAGGACGTTCCCGTGATGCTGCGCCTGCCGGAGGCGGAGCGATCGAGCGTCGATGATCTGAAGAACATCCGCCTCGCGGGGAAGGGCGGCTCCATGATCGCGCTCGAGGACATCGTGCGCGAGCGGCCCTCGCTGGTGGACCAGACGCGGTACCGGAAAAACCTGCAGAGGGTCGTGTACGTGATCGGCGACATGGCGGGCGTCCAGGAGAGCCCCGTCTACGGCATCCTCGCCATGAAGGAGAAGCTCAAGGACTACGTCCTCCCCGAGGGCTACACGATGCGGCAGTGGTTCAAGGCGCAGCCGTTCGACACGTCGGAGTATTCCGTGAAGTGGGACGGCGAGTGGCAGATCACGTACGAAGTTTTCCGCGACCTCGGCATCGCCTTCGGCGTCGTGCTCGTCCTGATCTTCATCCTCGTCGTCGCGTGGTTCCAGTCGTTCAAGGTGCCACTCGTGATCATGGCGCCGATCCCCCTCACGCTGGTCGGGATCGTCCCGGGGCACGTGATGTTCGGCGCGTTCTTCACGGCGACCTCGATGATCGGCTTCATCGCGGGGGCGGGGATCATCGTGCGCAACTCGATTATCCTCGTCGACTTCATCCAGCTCAAGCAGAAGGAGGGCATGAGCGTGGAGCAGGCCGTCGTGGAAGCGGGGGCGGTGCGGTTTCGCCCGATGCTCCTGACGGCATCGGCCGTGATCGTCGGGAGCATCGTCATCCTTTTCGACCCGATCTTCCAGGGGCTAGCCATCTCGCTCATGACGGGCGAGATCGCCTCGACGCTCCTGTCGCGGTTCGCCGTGCCGCTCCTGTATTTCGACGCCCATCGCAAGGATAAGGGAATGAGCGCATGA
- a CDS encoding efflux RND transporter periplasmic adaptor subunit, translated as MKKHRLYPIIFLLLLPLGCGGEAERREEAAAPITVRTRGIDVSKAAATFEAIGTIEAKDSAALGTKIMGRVTRIHASEGQSVKKGQVLVEIDAGDVAAKRAQAEAVLKERESQYQRIQRLFSEGAATRRELDMAEAAYESAKASKEEVDNILRYKDVHAPFDGVVTKKLTDEGVVVGPGQHLLTVENLDEVTARVSVPENRISGIEKDDRTDVSVEAVERIFETAVSEIVPSANGGGRMYDVKIEIPNEDGVLKPGMTARARFDLPEGSAHSLIIPQEAVVSYEALDGVFVVQDGRARFQLVRVGKSEGGEVEILSGLEQGDVIVTGGMEGLKDGQPVVAEE; from the coding sequence ATGAAGAAACACCGTTTGTATCCGATCATATTCCTGCTCCTCCTTCCGCTCGGTTGCGGCGGAGAAGCCGAACGCCGAGAGGAAGCCGCGGCGCCGATCACGGTGCGGACGCGGGGAATCGACGTGTCGAAGGCCGCGGCGACCTTTGAAGCCATCGGCACGATCGAGGCCAAGGACTCGGCCGCGCTTGGAACCAAGATCATGGGGCGCGTGACGCGTATCCACGCCTCCGAAGGGCAGTCCGTGAAGAAGGGGCAGGTGCTCGTCGAGATCGACGCGGGCGACGTCGCCGCGAAACGTGCGCAGGCGGAAGCCGTGCTCAAGGAGCGCGAGTCCCAGTACCAGCGCATCCAGAGGCTCTTCTCGGAGGGTGCCGCCACGCGGCGCGAGCTCGACATGGCCGAGGCGGCCTACGAGAGCGCGAAGGCGTCCAAGGAGGAGGTGGACAACATCCTCCGCTACAAGGACGTGCACGCCCCGTTCGACGGTGTCGTCACGAAGAAGCTGACCGACGAGGGGGTCGTCGTCGGCCCTGGGCAGCATCTCCTGACGGTTGAGAATCTGGACGAGGTAACGGCCCGCGTCTCGGTTCCCGAGAACCGGATTTCCGGAATCGAAAAAGACGACCGCACCGATGTCTCAGTGGAAGCCGTTGAAAGAATCTTCGAGACGGCGGTGAGCGAGATCGTCCCTTCGGCGAACGGCGGGGGCAGGATGTACGATGTGAAGATCGAGATCCCGAACGAGGACGGCGTCCTGAAGCCCGGAATGACGGCGCGGGCTCGCTTCGATCTTCCCGAGGGAAGCGCACACAGCCTGATTATCCCGCAGGAAGCGGTGGTGTCCTACGAGGCGCTCGACGGCGTGTTCGTCGTGCAGGACGGAAGGGCGCGATTCCAGCTGGTGCGAGTCGGCAAGAGCGAGGGCGGCGAAGTGGAAATCCTCTCCGGTCTCGAGCAGGGTGACGTTATCGTCACCGGCGGCATGGAGGGGCTGAAGGACGGGCAGCCCGTCGTCGCGGAGGAGTAG
- a CDS encoding TolC family protein, which produces MNVARFLPAAFLIATIAAPLLEADELSLKEAIDLAVAHNPALKATELEGDAAAHGVEAARAAWFPRLDLSITTQETTVPGYAFMGKMSYGGFTMADFAPAAINDPDPVSASRYGLEVRQPLYSGGAVAGGYEAARAGSDAARHASQRRRDALVFEVREAYYACLLADERLSLAREALETSDAMLARTRQLFEDGLVLKSDLLRCQVRRATYESDLSRAEHDRTTAYRKLVKLMGVDSAVPVLSTKFSEVAPPPRRLIDMEGMLAGRADYMAEQARRKMLSGAEKAARAAFLPRAVLFAGGERNHEDLWNDGQGDYYFGVSLQLNVFRGGADRARLASARLERRAQELRLEEMRRGMALDLFHAEGDLDDAHRQAEIARDAVEPAEEAYRILFQRYGEGMVTVDELLAGELALHESKMRYASALYQLEIARANYDLVTGSRKDTPSS; this is translated from the coding sequence ATGAACGTAGCTCGTTTCCTTCCCGCAGCATTCCTGATTGCCACTATCGCCGCCCCGCTGCTGGAGGCGGATGAGCTTTCGCTCAAGGAGGCGATCGATCTCGCTGTTGCGCACAACCCCGCCCTGAAGGCTACCGAGCTGGAAGGCGACGCGGCGGCCCACGGCGTCGAGGCGGCGCGAGCAGCGTGGTTTCCCAGGCTGGACCTGTCGATTACCACGCAGGAGACGACGGTGCCGGGTTATGCCTTCATGGGGAAGATGAGCTACGGCGGTTTCACGATGGCGGATTTCGCGCCCGCCGCGATCAACGATCCGGACCCCGTTTCCGCTTCCCGCTACGGCCTTGAGGTGCGCCAGCCGCTCTACTCCGGTGGGGCCGTTGCGGGAGGCTACGAAGCGGCGCGCGCGGGATCAGATGCCGCGCGGCACGCGTCGCAGCGTCGCAGGGATGCCCTCGTCTTCGAAGTTCGGGAGGCGTATTACGCATGCCTTCTAGCAGACGAGAGGCTCTCGCTCGCTCGGGAGGCCCTTGAGACGTCCGATGCCATGCTTGCACGAACCCGGCAGCTCTTCGAGGACGGTCTCGTTCTCAAGAGCGACCTGCTTCGGTGCCAAGTGCGGCGCGCGACGTACGAGTCGGATCTCAGCCGCGCGGAGCACGATCGTACGACCGCCTACCGGAAACTCGTGAAGCTCATGGGCGTCGACTCGGCCGTGCCCGTGCTGTCGACGAAATTTTCCGAGGTCGCACCGCCGCCCAGGCGCTTAATCGACATGGAAGGCATGCTCGCCGGCCGCGCCGATTACATGGCGGAGCAGGCGAGAAGAAAGATGCTCTCGGGTGCGGAGAAAGCGGCGAGAGCGGCCTTCCTTCCCCGCGCGGTGCTGTTCGCCGGCGGGGAGCGAAATCACGAGGACTTGTGGAACGACGGCCAGGGCGATTACTACTTCGGCGTATCGCTCCAGCTGAACGTCTTCCGCGGGGGAGCCGACCGGGCGAGGCTCGCGTCCGCCCGGCTCGAACGCCGGGCCCAGGAGCTGAGACTAGAGGAGATGAGGCGCGGCATGGCCCTCGACCTCTTCCACGCCGAGGGGGATCTCGACGATGCGCACCGCCAGGCGGAGATCGCGCGCGATGCCGTCGAGCCCGCCGAGGAGGCCTACCGGATCCTCTTCCAGCGCTACGGCGAGGGCATGGTGACCGTGGACGAGCTTCTCGCCGGGGAACTCGCGCTTCACGAGAGCAAGATGCGGTACGCGAGCGCTCTTTATCAACTCGAAATTGCCAGGGCCAACTACGATCTTGTCACAGGAAGCAGAAAGGACACCCCATCATCATGA
- a CDS encoding winged helix-turn-helix transcriptional regulator — translation MKALPPEMLKQVSTIFKAMGEPNRLLILQALCREPMCVKEIVEVTAMRQANVSKHLSMLRTSRLVGVERNNGKSIYSLSDPRIPKICDIVCSSVSDRIKESALVARSMKRRQRRSS, via the coding sequence ATGAAAGCCCTACCCCCTGAAATGCTGAAACAAGTGAGCACAATCTTCAAGGCGATGGGCGAGCCGAACCGCCTCCTAATCCTTCAGGCACTCTGCCGCGAGCCCATGTGCGTGAAAGAGATAGTTGAGGTGACGGCGATGCGGCAGGCGAACGTCTCGAAGCATCTTTCCATGCTGAGGACGTCGAGACTCGTCGGAGTCGAGCGGAACAACGGCAAGAGCATCTACTCCCTCTCTGATCCGCGCATCCCCAAGATATGCGACATCGTCTGCAGTTCCGTGAGCGATCGGATCAAGGAGTCCGCGCTCGTCGCGCGCTCCATGAAGCGCAGGCAAAGGAGGTCGTCATGA
- a CDS encoding NAD(P)H-dependent oxidoreductase, with protein MKNVFIINAHEHHPFSEGKLNRTLVDMARSHLEKKGYDVKVTTMKDSYDVEEEVEKHVWADAVILQTPVYWMGVPWSFKKYMDCVYSAGIEGELCDGDGRSDPSKQYGTGGSLEGKKYMLSLTFNAPKEAFDDPDQYLFQGGSVDDLFWPMHMTFRFFAMTPLETFVCYDVIEDPDVKNDFKRFEKHLDKQFPAL; from the coding sequence ATGAAGAACGTGTTTATTATCAACGCTCACGAGCACCACCCCTTTTCAGAAGGAAAGCTGAACCGGACGCTGGTCGATATGGCCAGGAGCCATCTGGAGAAGAAAGGGTACGACGTCAAGGTCACGACCATGAAGGATTCCTACGACGTGGAGGAGGAAGTGGAGAAACACGTGTGGGCCGACGCCGTCATCCTGCAGACGCCGGTCTATTGGATGGGCGTTCCCTGGAGCTTCAAGAAATACATGGATTGCGTGTACTCGGCGGGAATAGAGGGGGAGTTATGCGACGGTGACGGGCGTAGCGACCCGTCCAAGCAGTACGGCACCGGCGGCTCTCTCGAAGGCAAGAAGTACATGCTGTCGCTCACCTTCAACGCCCCGAAGGAAGCCTTCGACGACCCCGATCAATATCTCTTTCAGGGCGGGAGCGTCGACGATCTCTTCTGGCCCATGCACATGACTTTCCGATTCTTTGCCATGACGCCCCTGGAGACGTTCGTATGCTATGACGTGATAGAGGATCCCGATGTGAAAAACGATTTTAAACGCTTCGAGAAGCACCTTGATAAACAATTTCCCGCTCTGTAA
- a CDS encoding RNA-binding protein: MKLYVGNMSFDITEDALRKEFEPHGEVASVAIITDKFTSRPRGFGFVEMNDDEQAKAAIKALNEKEVLGRKIKVNEARPREEGARGGGGRGGDRGGNRGNRW, encoded by the coding sequence ATGAAACTCTACGTAGGAAACATGTCCTTCGACATAACGGAGGACGCGCTTCGAAAGGAATTCGAACCCCACGGAGAAGTGGCCTCGGTGGCCATCATCACGGACAAATTCACGAGCCGGCCGCGGGGCTTCGGGTTCGTGGAAATGAACGACGACGAGCAGGCCAAGGCTGCCATCAAGGCCCTGAACGAAAAGGAAGTCTTGGGGCGCAAGATTAAGGTGAACGAGGCCCGGCCGCGAGAGGAAGGAGCCCGTGGCGGCGGCGGTCGTGGCGGTGATCGCGGCGGAAACAGAGGCAACCGCTGGTAG
- a CDS encoding ankyrin repeat domain-containing protein, which translates to MAFKVTKDFPEAHSPGGNGFHDVMFPCLRTLAFLLLLPLLFAQAAYGGINKKLLKAAKAGDTATVEQLLGKGADVNARNKFSGTALGLAKGNVEIISLLLLSKEMTLEKNPAP; encoded by the coding sequence ATGGCCTTCAAAGTCACCAAGGATTTCCCTGAAGCCCATTCCCCGGGAGGGAACGGCTTCCACGACGTGATGTTCCCTTGTTTGCGAACTCTCGCTTTCCTGCTCCTGCTCCCGCTGCTTTTCGCGCAGGCGGCCTACGGAGGCATCAACAAAAAACTCCTCAAAGCGGCAAAGGCCGGCGACACTGCAACAGTGGAGCAATTACTTGGAAAGGGCGCGGACGTGAATGCGAGGAACAAATTTAGCGGGACAGCCTTAGGGCTTGCAAAAGGCAACGTGGAAATCATCTCTCTCCTTCTCCTTTCAAAAGAAATGACGCTCGAAAAAAATCCCGCACCGTAA
- a CDS encoding ankyrin repeat domain-containing protein, with product MFLWIALLLPFTASGMNPNTEDEDSWTALMKAAWEGHAETVKALLDTGADVNAKDKDGEAALMKAAWEGHAETAKALIDAGADVNAIDKYGRTALTVAAREGHIETVKTLIDAGADVNAKNQYSWTALTVAARKGHAETVKTLIDAGADANAKDKRGKTALMYAAKSGRIDMVKTLIEAGADIDAVEREVGATALMFAVWKGHTETVKTLIDAGADVNAKQEDGMTALGAAESKGHTEIVEILKQAGAKE from the coding sequence ATGTTTCTCTGGATAGCCCTTCTCTTACCATTCACGGCATCAGGTATGAACCCGAACACGGAGGACGAGGACAGCTGGACCGCCCTAATGAAAGCAGCATGGGAGGGCCACGCCGAGACGGTAAAAGCCCTGCTTGACACCGGCGCGGACGTGAATGCGAAGGACAAAGACGGCGAGGCCGCCCTGATGAAAGCAGCATGGGAGGGCCACGCCGAGACGGCAAAAGCCCTTATTGATGCAGGCGCGGATGTGAACGCGATAGACAAATACGGCCGGACCGCGCTGACGGTTGCAGCACGGGAAGGCCACATCGAGACAGTAAAGACCCTGATTGACGCCGGCGCGGACGTGAATGCGAAGAACCAATACAGCTGGACCGCGCTGACGGTTGCAGCACGGAAAGGCCACGCCGAGACGGTAAAGACCCTGATTGACGCCGGCGCGGACGCGAACGCGAAGGACAAACGCGGCAAGACCGCCCTGATGTATGCAGCGAAGTCGGGCCGCATCGACATGGTGAAGACCTTGATAGAGGCAGGTGCGGACATAGATGCGGTGGAAAGAGAAGTTGGCGCAACCGCCCTGATGTTTGCAGTATGGAAGGGCCACACCGAGACGGTGAAAACCCTGATTGACGCGGGCGCGGACGTAAACGCGAAGCAAGAAGACGGTATGACTGCCCTGGGGGCTGCGGAATCCAAAGGCCACACCGAGATTGTGGAGATTCTCAAACAGGCCGGTGCGAAAGAATGA
- a CDS encoding ankyrin repeat domain-containing protein codes for MTITRLPFKAILFLLPLLFAQAAYPVGRGGDINSKLLAAAEAGDTAEVEKLLEQGADVNAGKVDGRAALMWAADAGHADSCELKRRGDHTETVNVLINAGADVNAKDEDGWTVLMEAAWEGHTEMAKALLDKGADVNVKENKIGRTALMVAAELGRTETVKAMIGKGADVNAKDKNGKSALMLAAEKGHTEIVEILKQAGAKE; via the coding sequence ATGACAATAACGAGGCTTCCCTTTAAGGCAATTCTATTTCTGCTCCCGCTGCTTTTCGCGCAGGCGGCCTACCCAGTCGGGCGCGGCGGGGACATCAATTCGAAACTTCTCGCAGCGGCGGAGGCCGGTGATACCGCCGAAGTGGAAAAATTGCTTGAGCAGGGCGCGGACGTGAACGCGGGAAAAGTGGACGGCAGGGCTGCCCTGATGTGGGCGGCGGATGCGGGCCACGCCGATTCGTGTGAGCTGAAACGTCGAGGGGATCACACTGAGACGGTGAATGTCTTGATTAATGCAGGTGCCGACGTGAACGCTAAGGACGAAGACGGCTGGACCGTCCTGATGGAGGCAGCATGGGAGGGCCACACTGAGATGGCGAAAGCCCTGCTCGACAAAGGCGCGGACGTGAACGTGAAAGAAAACAAAATCGGCAGAACCGCCTTGATGGTTGCGGCGGAATTGGGCCGCACCGAGACGGTGAAGGCTATGATTGGTAAGGGCGCGGACGTGAACGCGAAGGACAAGAATGGCAAATCTGCTCTTATGCTTGCGGCAGAGAAAGGCCACACCGAGATTGTGGAGATTCTCAAACAGGCCGGGGCGAAGGAGTGA
- a CDS encoding GIY-YIG nuclease family protein, translated as MKGVYCLQICVRKSTRVKTGALGILRFPAGRYIYVGSAQNGLEKRLQRHLSARKTLHWHVDYLLASRNAKVERIFYLKAGKDEECKTAAALARTEEAVEGFGSSDCGCASHLFRLKSQAADVFYSGGVTDQSSRWAGFSK; from the coding sequence ATGAAGGGCGTTTACTGCCTGCAGATTTGCGTCCGGAAAAGCACGAGGGTGAAAACGGGCGCGCTCGGCATTCTCCGTTTCCCCGCCGGAAGATACATCTACGTCGGCTCGGCCCAGAACGGCCTCGAGAAGAGACTACAGAGGCACCTGTCCGCGCGGAAGACGCTCCACTGGCACGTCGATTACCTGCTAGCGAGCCGGAACGCCAAGGTGGAAAGAATTTTCTACCTGAAAGCGGGAAAAGACGAGGAGTGCAAAACGGCGGCCGCGCTGGCGAGGACGGAGGAGGCGGTGGAGGGGTTCGGCAGCTCGGACTGCGGGTGCGCTTCGCATCTGTTCCGCCTGAAGTCACAGGCTGCCGATGTCTTCTACTCAGGGGGAGTGACCGACCAGTCCTCCAGATGGGCGGGGTTCTCTAAATAA
- a CDS encoding ankyrin repeat domain-containing protein, with the protein MKHTSLCLLASAMILAWNCPGDSDGALLRAVRRDDAERVKRLLDGGADANAADGKGRTVLARAVQRGNKEIVEILLAHGARVERKSGKPSEAEVAVMQGHREILERFLDEGVDVHEKNPHGQTLLHLAAVDGRVEIIRMLLARGADPNVRDDSGATPLFHAAGMGWADAAQVLLEAGADADAQEAHGNTPLKVAAAEEHINVVLLLRKHLGIETLPTVQDSWYREPEEISYIEFYEHPLSREAFTAVAESEQERAQARLKESAFTEIAEAEAREWAGAVLPIQAEKRFFLVRGLFYNKDTGEFALYRRAGKLLVHHTSLGHGIFPMKRKALVVQLDRPPREVYVSCDINE; encoded by the coding sequence ATGAAACACACGAGCCTTTGTCTTCTTGCCTCCGCCATGATTTTGGCCTGGAACTGCCCGGGCGACTCCGACGGCGCGCTGCTTAGAGCCGTCCGCCGGGACGACGCGGAGCGGGTCAAGCGTCTTCTCGACGGCGGAGCCGACGCGAACGCCGCCGACGGGAAAGGCCGGACGGTGCTCGCAAGAGCGGTGCAGCGGGGAAACAAGGAGATCGTAGAAATCCTTCTCGCCCACGGCGCCCGCGTGGAGCGCAAGTCCGGGAAACCGTCGGAAGCGGAAGTGGCGGTCATGCAGGGGCACCGGGAGATCCTGGAGCGTTTCCTCGACGAAGGCGTGGACGTTCACGAGAAGAATCCTCACGGCCAAACGCTCCTCCACCTTGCCGCGGTGGATGGACGGGTGGAGATCATCAGGATGCTGCTGGCGCGGGGCGCTGATCCCAACGTCCGGGACGACAGCGGCGCCACGCCGCTGTTCCACGCCGCAGGAATGGGCTGGGCGGACGCCGCTCAGGTCCTGCTGGAAGCCGGGGCGGACGCCGACGCCCAGGAAGCCCATGGAAATACGCCCCTGAAGGTCGCGGCGGCGGAAGAGCATATAAACGTGGTGTTGCTGCTCCGCAAACACCTCGGGATCGAAACTCTCCCCACAGTACAAGACTCTTGGTATCGCGAGCCCGAGGAAATCTCTTACATCGAATTCTACGAGCATCCCCTTTCCCGCGAGGCGTTCACCGCCGTCGCGGAGTCCGAGCAGGAGCGCGCCCAAGCGCGCTTGAAGGAATCGGCGTTCACGGAGATTGCGGAGGCCGAGGCGCGTGAATGGGCCGGCGCGGTGCTGCCCATCCAAGCGGAAAAAAGATTTTTCCTGGTGCGCGGGCTTTTCTACAATAAAGATACGGGCGAGTTTGCCCTGTACCGGCGCGCGGGGAAATTGCTGGTGCATCATACGAGCCTGGGGCACGGCATTTTCCCCATGAAGCGCAAGGCCCTCGTCGTGCAGCTGGACCGGCCGCCGCGCGAAGTGTACGTGTCGTGCGACATCAACGAGTAA